GCCGACACCGTGACGATCGCGCCGTTCCGCACCCCGAGGTCGTGCGTGCGAACGCCTCGGATCGTGGCCAGTCCGTCCCGCAGCAGAGACGAGAGCGCCAGCGCACGACTGCTGATCGTGTCGATTCCGAGTTCGAGTGCCTCATCCACGGCAGCGCCGAGACCCAGCACGTTCGAGTAGCTCTTCTCCCATGTCTCGAAGCGTCGCGCCCCGGTGTGCCATGCGTAGCCGTCTGCGCCATCCCAGGTGGATGCCTCGATCTCGTTGACGAAGGGCTCCAGCCGATCGAGCGAGGCCTCCCGCGCCCAGAGGAATCCCGTGCCGCGGGGCCCGCGCAAGAACTTGCGGCCCGTCCCGATGACGAGATCCGCTCCGATCGACTCCACATCGACGGGGATCTGCCCGAGCGACTGGGTCGCGTCGAGGAGATACAGTGCACCGGTGCCACGCACCAGCCGGCCGATGTCCTGCGCGGGGTTGATGAGCCCGCCCGACGTCGGGATATGGGAGATCGACACCAGCCTGGTGCGGTCGCAGAGAAGCGCGCGGAGTGCGGCGACGTCCACCTGTCCGCTCTCGTCGCTGGGTGCGATGTCGATCTCGACACCGTAGCGCTGGCGGAGCTGCAGGAACGCCAGGATGCTGGAACCGTACTCCGCATGCGTCGTGAGGATGCGATCACCGGCGCGCAAGGGAATCGAATAGACCGCCGCGTTGAATGCGTGCGTGGAGTTGTCGAAGAGTGCGATCTCGCTTCGCCGACCGTTGACGAGCCGGCCGAGCGACTCATACGTCCCCTCGATCTCCGCCTGCCGGGCGGCCGCTGCCTCGTATCCGCCGATCCGCGCTTCCAGGGTCAGATGACCGACGACGACTTCCAGCGTGCGTGTGCTCATCAGCGAAGCACCGGCGCTGTTCAGATGAACCACATCGCGTGTCGCTGGGGTCGCGCGGCGAATGAGATCGAGATCGAGCATCGTGAGAGTACCTCCGAGAATTGGTCTTCGAAGCACGGACGTCTTCGAGGGATGCGGATTCCGTTCCGGGCTGGCGCTGAGCGCACGCTCTGCACCAGCCCGGGTCGGGCTCATACGGCGGGTTCGGCCTCGATACGTCTGCGGCGGACGACCGGCGCATACTCGTCCGCACCGATCACACCGTCCGCGATGTCCTTGGCTTCGAGCAGCCGCGCCTGCGGCATGGACAGCCACAGGGCGAGGAACATCGCGAGAACACCGCCCGCGAGCTTTCCGATGATGAGCGGACCCACCATGTTCGGCTGGAAGTTCGCGATGAACGCCAGGTGGTCTCCCAGCGCGAACGCGGCGCAGACGCTGAAGGCCGTGGTGAGCACCTTGTCACGGGGCGGCATCGCCCGCACGAGACGGAACAGCGCCTGGATGTTGACAGCGCCGGCGATAACGCCTGCAGCCCCGACCTCGGAGAATCCGAAGCGCGCCCCCGCCGCCGCCAGCGGCTTCGCGAGCCAGGTCGTGATCGCGTAGATCAGAGGGAACGCGCCGGCGAGCATCACGCCCACGTATCCGGCGATCTCAAGAGCACGGAACTGGTCCTTCTCGTCGGCGATGAAGGGATCGAACCCCAGACCGCCGAACAGCGTGGTGAAGATTCCGGTGAAGTACTCGACGATGGCGAGTGCGACGGCGATCTTGATGACGGCGTCGATGACCCGGCCGAAGACGATGAAGACCTTCACCATGACCGACGTGAGGAATCGCAGGCACAGCGCGATCACCAGCAGGAAGGCGGTCAGCGGAACGAGGTTGATCAGCACCTCGTTCCAGGGCAGGTCGAACGGCCGAACGGATTCGGAGGTGTTCGAGACGTCCACGCGCAGCGGCGTACCGGTGACCTGCAGGACGACGATCGTGATGAAGACCGAGATCGGGATCGTGAGCAGCCCCGCGAGGAACCCGAGAGCCATGTACTTGTGGTCGCGCTTGTCGAGCATCGCCAGCCCCACCGGGATGCTGTACATGATGGTGGCTCCGGCGGTCAGCCCGACGGCGAACGCCATGATCCACGCGCCATGGCTGGATGCCGTCGCCGCAGCAAGCTGATAGCCCCCGAGATCACTGGGGATGATCGTCGTGGCAGCGAGCGACGGATCGGCATGCAACCAGGCGTAGACAGGGCCCAGGTTGTTGGACACGAATGCCGTGAGGTACGGCATGAGGACCATGATCCCCGCGAGTGGGAGGAAGACGACGCCGATCATGTTCAGGCCTTCTTTGAACTCCCGTCCGAGGCCCTTCTCATCATTGATCACGGCCGCGACGGCCCCGATGATGACGAACGCCATCATCAGGTAGATGATGCCCTGTCCGATCAGTTCCATGAACGTGCTCCTTCGTTGGCGTGAGGGCGCACGCGGCGTTCCGTTCCCGCAGCCCTTTTCGGGTGAACCGCGTCCGCCGTGCGTGCCCAGCTGATTCCTCGCTGCATCGGCGCATCGAGGATCTTTGTGGCTTTCAGAGGTATAACGAGCTTTAGTGTGACCGTTGAGGAGCGAAGCTGTCAATAGTCGGCGAAGAACAAGGTATTGACACAAGCTCGGTCAGGAATCCAAGATAGTCAACACAGATGCACGATGAGGTGTGCGCGAGATGAACGCGAGCCACCCGTGCCAGTGACACCCGATCGAAGTTAGGAAGCCCACGCATGCGTGATTTCGCCATCATCGAAGCACCCTCGGTGCTCGGACACATCCCCACCCATCTCGCCGTCGCCGACATGCCGAACGCGATGCTGGATGCCGGCCTGCAGGAACGTCTGAAAGCTCGGCATGCGGGGAGAGTCGAGTCTCCCCAGTGGCGGCCCGAGCGCGATCCCGAGACCCAGCTGATGAACGCGCAGGAGATCCACGACTATTCGATCGCCCTGGCTGACGCCGTGACCGAAGTGATCAACCGCGGCGAGTTCCCGGTCGTGCTGGGCGGCGATTGCTCGATCGTCCTCGGTTCGATGCTGAGCCTGCGACGACGAGGGCGATACGGCGTCCTCTACATCGACGGGCACACCGATTTCTACCAGCCTGAGGCGAACCCGATTCAGGGTGCCGCGTCGGCGAGTGACCTCGCGCTGGCCACCGGGCGAGGCCCGGAGATCGTGTCGAACATCCAAGGACTGGGTCCGCTCGTCCGCGATGACGACGCCGTCCCGTTCGCATACCGCGATGGTGCGACTCAGAACTACAACCGCAGCCAGCTGCTCCCCGCAGACATGCTGGCGTTCGATCGCAACGCGGTGCGGGTTCTCGGCGTAGAGACTGCCGCAGAAGAGGCCGTAGCCCATCTGACGCGCGACGATGGACCCGAAGGCTTCTGGGTTCACGTGGACGTCGACGTGCTCGACCAGTCGATCATGTGGGCCGTCGACGCTCCTCAGCCCGACGGGCTCTCCTGGGACGAGCTGGCGACCGTGCTGAGGGTCGCGCTCAGCTCTCCGAAGGCGATCGGGTTCGAGATCACGATCTACAACCCGGACATGGATCCGGGAGGACTCAGCGG
This genomic interval from Microbacterium sp. LWH11-1.2 contains the following:
- a CDS encoding aminotransferase class V-fold PLP-dependent enzyme, with the protein product MSPTRAGAERALSASPERNPHPSKTSVLRRPILGGTLTMLDLDLIRRATPATRDVVHLNSAGASLMSTRTLEVVVGHLTLEARIGGYEAAAARQAEIEGTYESLGRLVNGRRSEIALFDNSTHAFNAAVYSIPLRAGDRILTTHAEYGSSILAFLQLRQRYGVEIDIAPSDESGQVDVAALRALLCDRTRLVSISHIPTSGGLINPAQDIGRLVRGTGALYLLDATQSLGQIPVDVESIGADLVIGTGRKFLRGPRGTGFLWAREASLDRLEPFVNEIEASTWDGADGYAWHTGARRFETWEKSYSNVLGLGAAVDEALELGIDTISSRALALSSLLRDGLATIRGVRTHDLGVRNGAIVTVSADGVPAPVLARVLKDNRINVSLTVPEHNQFDARGPAVHPLVRLSPHYFNSEREIEQAIDVVARAVAQADGES
- a CDS encoding ethanolamine utilization protein EutH; amino-acid sequence: MELIGQGIIYLMMAFVIIGAVAAVINDEKGLGREFKEGLNMIGVVFLPLAGIMVLMPYLTAFVSNNLGPVYAWLHADPSLAATTIIPSDLGGYQLAAATASSHGAWIMAFAVGLTAGATIMYSIPVGLAMLDKRDHKYMALGFLAGLLTIPISVFITIVVLQVTGTPLRVDVSNTSESVRPFDLPWNEVLINLVPLTAFLLVIALCLRFLTSVMVKVFIVFGRVIDAVIKIAVALAIVEYFTGIFTTLFGGLGFDPFIADEKDQFRALEIAGYVGVMLAGAFPLIYAITTWLAKPLAAAGARFGFSEVGAAGVIAGAVNIQALFRLVRAMPPRDKVLTTAFSVCAAFALGDHLAFIANFQPNMVGPLIIGKLAGGVLAMFLALWLSMPQARLLEAKDIADGVIGADEYAPVVRRRRIEAEPAV
- a CDS encoding arginase family protein, whose product is MRDFAIIEAPSVLGHIPTHLAVADMPNAMLDAGLQERLKARHAGRVESPQWRPERDPETQLMNAQEIHDYSIALADAVTEVINRGEFPVVLGGDCSIVLGSMLSLRRRGRYGVLYIDGHTDFYQPEANPIQGAASASDLALATGRGPEIVSNIQGLGPLVRDDDAVPFAYRDGATQNYNRSQLLPADMLAFDRNAVRVLGVETAAEEAVAHLTRDDGPEGFWVHVDVDVLDQSIMWAVDAPQPDGLSWDELATVLRVALSSPKAIGFEITIYNPDMDPGGLSGRGLTATIGKALGQFAR